The nucleotide sequence gcatgtgcacacacacacatgcacccacacacatgtatacacattcaTAACTTTCCTAAGAAACTTTCCTTCACTTGGCTTCACCCCAGCTTCCCAGGCAGCCTGTTTGATGGACTGAGCTGGTCTGGCTGGTAGAGCTCACCTGTACATTTGAGATCAGCATGATCTATCTGTGAATAAGTGAAGAAGCCAACAGTTTATCTCCCTCCAGATAAGAAGAGAAACTTCTTCTGCGCTGCTTGGCCAAAGGAGAgggttgttttcttctttgcttgGGGAATCTATTTGGTCTGGATCCAGGATAACACTGGCCCAGCAAGCAAGAGTCAGTCATTTCTATCTTCTGTTCAACCTTATGCAAGAGTTGAAGGTGATATGAACAGGAAATGTTGCAGCAAGGGAAAACAATATTGTGGGTAACCAGAGGGTAAACCAGTATGTCTTcaaaataattgctaacatttatgtggtgttgtaaggtttgcaaaggaacCACTTCAAACAAATTATTTGTGGGAAGTGTATCTTCACATCTACCCTGTGAGattagtgctattattatcccagtttacGGATTGTGAGAAACAGACCAAGAGGCATTGAGTAACCTGCTTAAGGTCAAACAACCACAaagtgtctgagaaaggatttgaacccaggtcttcctgatttagtCTAGCACTGCAGCCTTCACACCACATGGGAGACTTATATGGGAGGAATGGAAAATTGGTgtggtaaggggtgaaggtctaaATTGCAGGTGCCAGAGACTATCTGTGACTATGGGCCACCTATTGCTAGAGCAGAAAGGAGATTCTGCTGTCTTCTCATCTCCCTTGAGGCAAAAACATTAGAGAAGCTTAATTCATTGTTTCCCAAAGTAGGAAAAGAGACCTTCAACTGGCCCTCTGATTTTGCTGTAACAGAGACATCTTTGCTTCTTACTGAGGGAGATAGCTTCCAATCAGGGGAAATGGGTCCAAATAGTAAGAAACAGGAGCTTTATCCCAATTTCCCAGTGACCCCCATCCATCTCCAAAACCACTGGCTACTTCTTATATATCTCTTTCCCTCCAGTACCAACACAAACATGCATATCTGCACAAGGCCAGTGCTTGAGCTCATAGGCAGATTTGCATCTTAGCCTATCTGACAAGCCTGACCCACTCCTTTCACCTGGTAGCCTTTGACTTCCTCAGATAATAAAGATTCAGGTTTGAGTCTCAGTGCCCATGGAGATGGAATTGGCTCATCAGTTTGCTACATTCTCTTCTAGATTGGTTTTATGTAACAGTGAGTAAATGTCTTCCTTCCTGACCACAGTCCTCCCTTTGTTTTCACCTTCACCCCTGCCCCAACCAGGATCCAACTATGAAGAGTGGGGTCCCTGGCAATTTCTCCGATGTGACAGAGTTTATTCTCCTAGGATTCAGAATTCTCCCAGAATTCCAGATCATCCTCTTCTTGGTCTTCTTGCTCATCTATATGGTCATACTGGTGGGGAACATTGGAATGACAGTCATCATTAAGATAGACTCGCGGCTGCATACTCCAAtgtatttcttccttagaaaCTTGTCCTATTTAGACCTTTGCTACTCAACTGTCATTGCCCCCAAAACTTTGACAAATTTCTTATCCACAAGAAAGACAATTTCTTACAATGGCTGTGCCActcagtttttcttctttgctctctttgtcACAACTGAAGGGTTTCTTCTGGCTGTGATGGCCTATGACCGCTTCACAGCCATCTGCTCCCCACTTCTCTATTCTGTGCGCATGTCCCAGCAGGTGTGTATCCAGCTGGTGGCAGGTTCCTACTTTTGTGGGTGCATCAATTCCATGGTTCAAACTGGCTTCACCTTCAGCTTGCAGTTTTGTGGGGAGAACAGAATTGATCACTTCTTCTGTGATGTGTCAGCCCTGATCAAGATCTCCTGTGTGGACACCTTCATGAATGAGATTGTGCTGTTTATACTTTCTGCAGTCATCATTATAACCACCAGCCTGGTGATTCTGGTCTCCTATTCTTACATCCTCACCACTGTCCTGAAGATCCCCTCAACTCAGGGCAGACGCAAAACCTTCTCCACCTGTGGGTCTCACATTGCTGTGGTGAGTTTGTTCTATGGGACAGTGTTCTTCATGTATGCACAGCCTGGGGCCCTCTCATCTCCAGAGAAAAGCAAGGTTGTAGCTGTATTCTATACACTTGTCATCCCCATGTTCAACCCTCTGATCTACAGCCTGAGG is from Trichosurus vulpecula isolate mTriVul1 chromosome 7, mTriVul1.pri, whole genome shotgun sequence and encodes:
- the LOC118856921 gene encoding olfactory receptor 9K2-like, translated to MKSGVPGNFSDVTEFILLGFRILPEFQIILFLVFLLIYMVILVGNIGMTVIIKIDSRLHTPMYFFLRNLSYLDLCYSTVIAPKTLTNFLSTRKTISYNGCATQFFFFALFVTTEGFLLAVMAYDRFTAICSPLLYSVRMSQQVCIQLVAGSYFCGCINSMVQTGFTFSLQFCGENRIDHFFCDVSALIKISCVDTFMNEIVLFILSAVIIITTSLVILVSYSYILTTVLKIPSTQGRRKTFSTCGSHIAVVSLFYGTVFFMYAQPGALSSPEKSKVVAVFYTLVIPMFNPLIYSLRNRDVKESMKRIMGKKRSSQ